One Methylobacterium sp. 77 DNA window includes the following coding sequences:
- a CDS encoding class I SAM-dependent methyltransferase produces MPSPRYFFNHFMPFTGYPYKGAPTVCNLCGSAETVTVAETDRRLKTLKSIACAQCGLIRTDPMPTPDELAHYYAHAYRADYQLAFAGGPPRHHLNRSAREATFRADLLAPKLKPGARVLDFGSGSGEFLAAARARGCEAIGVEPGRDYAAYAREHHKVEVLDDAADERFPAGHFDVISTHHVLEHLRDPAVVMERLSRWLKPDGVLYAAVPNMAATGKPPHERFHFAHVHGYVRETFDLLARRAGLVPHPEYWREDTTVIYRKSDAPVGELANPGLARRLAVDLKPMPAAAYLVSGAWIWPMIRRNAKAVRDGFASR; encoded by the coding sequence ATGCCGTCTCCCCGGTACTTCTTCAACCACTTCATGCCGTTCACCGGCTATCCCTATAAGGGCGCGCCAACCGTCTGCAATCTCTGCGGATCGGCCGAGACCGTGACGGTGGCCGAGACCGATCGGCGGCTGAAGACGCTGAAATCCATCGCCTGCGCCCAATGCGGGCTGATTCGCACCGACCCGATGCCGACCCCGGACGAATTGGCGCATTACTACGCCCATGCCTACCGGGCGGATTATCAGCTCGCCTTCGCCGGCGGCCCTCCGCGCCACCACCTCAACCGTTCCGCTCGCGAGGCGACCTTCCGCGCCGACCTGCTGGCTCCGAAGCTCAAGCCGGGTGCGCGGGTTCTCGATTTCGGCTCCGGCTCCGGCGAATTCCTGGCCGCTGCCCGCGCCAGGGGCTGCGAGGCCATCGGCGTCGAACCCGGCCGCGACTACGCCGCCTATGCCCGTGAGCATCACAAGGTCGAAGTCCTCGACGACGCTGCCGACGAGCGCTTCCCGGCCGGGCATTTCGACGTGATTTCCACGCACCACGTGCTCGAACACCTGCGCGACCCGGCCGTGGTGATGGAGCGTCTGTCGCGCTGGCTGAAGCCCGACGGGGTGCTCTATGCCGCCGTGCCCAACATGGCCGCCACCGGCAAGCCGCCGCACGAGCGCTTCCACTTCGCCCACGTGCACGGCTACGTCCGCGAGACCTTCGATCTTCTCGCCCGCCGCGCCGGTCTCGTGCCCCATCCCGAATATTGGCGCGAGGACACGACGGTGATCTACCGCAAGAGCGATGCCCCGGTGGGTGAACTCGCCAATCCCGGTCTCGCCCGGCGTCTCGCCGTCGACCTCAAGCCCATGCCGGCCGCAGCCTACCTCGTCTCCGGTGCCTGGATCTGGCCGATGATCCGCCGCAACGCCAAGGCCGTGCGCGACGGCTTCGCCTCGCGCTAG
- the hemH gene encoding ferrochelatase, whose translation MNERVEPTSLKDIMPLQTGSSETATLPPDHPRVRWGRVGVLLMNLGTPEGTSYWPMRRYLKEFLSDRRVIEVPRLIWWPILNLIILTKRPGPKGRDYASVWNNERDEGPLKTITRGQAERLQVAMGESVVVDWAMRYGKPEVRLRIQALLDQGCDRILLVPLYPQYAAATSATACDQAFKALMQMRWQPTVRVSAPYHDDPVYIEAMATSIREGLAKLDFEPEVILTSFHGVPKSYLLKGDPYHCQCVKTGRLIREALGFSTERMRTTFQSRFGNEEWLKPYTDETVQNLAKSGVKRMAIVAPGFTADCLETLEELDGENRHYFEDNGGEHFAYIPCLNDSDLGMKVIENVVRRELQGWI comes from the coding sequence ATGAACGAACGCGTCGAACCGACGTCCCTCAAGGACATCATGCCGTTGCAGACAGGCTCCTCCGAGACCGCCACCCTCCCGCCGGACCATCCTCGCGTCCGCTGGGGCCGGGTCGGCGTGCTGCTGATGAATCTCGGCACGCCGGAGGGCACGAGCTATTGGCCGATGCGCCGCTACCTCAAGGAATTCCTGTCCGACCGGCGCGTCATCGAGGTGCCGCGGCTGATCTGGTGGCCGATCCTCAATCTCATCATCCTGACCAAGCGCCCCGGGCCGAAGGGCCGCGATTATGCGAGCGTGTGGAACAACGAACGCGACGAGGGGCCGCTGAAGACCATCACCCGTGGACAGGCCGAGCGGCTGCAGGTGGCGATGGGGGAATCCGTCGTGGTCGACTGGGCGATGCGCTACGGCAAGCCGGAAGTGCGCCTGCGCATCCAGGCCCTGCTCGACCAGGGCTGCGACCGCATCCTGCTGGTGCCGCTCTATCCGCAATACGCCGCCGCCACCTCGGCCACCGCCTGCGACCAGGCGTTCAAGGCCCTGATGCAGATGCGCTGGCAGCCGACCGTGCGGGTCTCGGCGCCGTATCACGACGACCCGGTCTATATCGAGGCCATGGCCACCTCGATCCGCGAGGGTCTGGCCAAGCTCGATTTCGAGCCGGAGGTGATCCTCACCTCGTTCCACGGCGTGCCGAAATCCTACCTCCTCAAGGGCGACCCGTATCATTGCCAGTGCGTGAAGACGGGGCGGCTGATCCGCGAGGCCCTGGGCTTCTCGACGGAGCGGATGCGCACCACCTTCCAGTCGCGCTTCGGCAACGAGGAATGGCTCAAGCCCTATACCGACGAGACCGTGCAGAACCTCGCCAAATCCGGCGTCAAGCGCATGGCCATCGTGGCGCCGGGCTTCACCGCCGATTGCCTCGAGACCCTGGAAGAACTCGACGGCGAGAACCGCCACTATTTCGAGGACAATGGCGGCGAGCACTTCGCCTATATCCCCTGCCTCAACGACAGCGACCTCGGGATGAAGGTGATCGAGAACGTGGTCCGCCGCGAATTGCAGGGCTGGATCTGA